From Bradyrhizobium sp. AZCC 1610:
CGCCCGACCAGGACAGCGCCAGGATGACGTCGTCGGCCGTGATCATGCCGAGATCGCCATGGCTCGCTTCGGCGGCATGAACGAAGAACGCCGGCGTGCCGGTGGAGGCGAAGGTCGCGGCGATCTTGCGGCCGATATGGCCCGACTTGCCGAGCCCGGTGACGATCAGCCGGCCCTTGGCGTTCTTGATCAGATCGGCGGCGGCGATAAAGGGCGTGCGGAGATCGGATTGCAGCGCCGCCGCGATCGCGGCGATCCCGCCGCCTTCCGCATCGAGCGTGCGCAGGGCCGACTGAACGGCGGCGTCAGCGGTTTCGGTGCCGGATGATTTTGCCATCAGCGGTTTCGGATTGGCCATGTCTGTCCCAGGGGAGGAGGGCGCTGCGCCCGCAAACCCGTCCATAGCATGGCCTGCCCGGCGATGCGACGTGCGCGGCACGGCTCTCAACGGCTCATTAACCATAATTGTTTTAACTCCATTAACGACGTGCTCCCGCGAGCGCTCGGTGCGTACCGTTCAAATATCTGTTTTTGTTGGAGTATTTCTTTTCGTGAGGGCGGGGCCAGTAACCGGCCGGAATAGCCGCGCGCGCGTCTTTCGCGCAGCCTTGCCGTGCCTAGTGCTGATCGTCCTGACCGGAACCGCAACCGAGGCGCAGATCGTCACGCCGGACCTGTTCAGCTCAAACCGCACCAGCCAGGTGACGTCGCCGGATTCGCCGCTGCGCCGGACCGCGGCCGAGGCGAACGATCCGCTCAATAGTCCGAAGCTGCAGGAGCGTGACAGGCCCGCGCTGTCGCGGATCGGACAGATCCCGAAATACGGTCTGCCGGCCGCGAGTGGCGCTGCCGATTCCGGCTACGACTCGCTCAACCGCAAGCGCAAGAAGCCGAAATACTATCCGGGGCAGGCGAAGCCGAAGCCACCGGTTGGTCCGGGTAGCCCACCGCCGCCGATTGCGTCGAACACGCGGTTGCGGCTTTCGATTCCCCCGTCGGAGTCGGCGCACAAAACGCCTATCCCGCCGGCGATGGCGGGCACGGTGATGGGACAGCCGCCGCGCAAGCGCCTCAGGATAGACGACGATCCGTTTGGCGCGGTCGGCGATTACGCCGGCGGTTTCCTGATCAAATCCGCGGTCGAACTCAGAGGCGGTTACGACACCAATCCCGCGCGAACGTCCGTGCCGCGGGGATCGCCGTTCTATGTGATCGCACCGGAATTCGTTGCATTCTCCGACTGGGAGCGCCACGCCGTTGTCGCCGACCTCAGGGGTTCCTTCACCGGCTACACCAACACTTTTCAGCCGGTGGACGGCGTGGTGTCGTCGGCGCCCACGAATATCGACCGTCCGGACTTCATCGGCCATGTCGATGGTCGTCTCGATGTCACCCACGACACCCGCCTGCTCGGCCAGGCGCGATTGCGCGTCGCGACCGACAATCCCGGCAGCCCGAATGTGCAGGCCGGCCTGTCCAGATATCCGGTCTATGCGACGTTCGGCGGCACGCTTGGCGTCGATCAGAACTTCAACCGCCTGCAGCTTTCCGCAGGCGCGGAGGTCGATCGCACCATCTATCAGTACTCAGAGTTGACCGACGGCACCTCGACCAGCAACGACGACCGCAACTACAATCAGTACGGCGGCCTCGGCCGCGTCAGCTACGACCTGATGCCGGGCTTGAAACCGTTCGGCGAAATCGTGGGCAATATCCGCTCGCACGACCTTCTGGTCGATCGTAGCGGCTATCAGCGCAATTCCAGCGGCGGCAACGTCAGGGCCGGCACCAGCTTCGAGTTGTCGCGGATGCTGACCGGCGAAGTCGCGGTCGGCTGGGCGGCGCGCACCTATGAAGATCCGCGGCTGCAATCGTTGCAGGGCCTGCTGACATCGGCCTCGCTGGTGTGGGTCGCAACGCCGCTGACCACCGCAAGATTCTTCGCCACCACCTCGATTGACGAGACCACCGTGCCCGGCGTATCCGGCGTGCTGACACACACCTACACCGCCGAAGTCGACCACGATTTCCGCCGCTGGCTGACCGCCATCGGCAAATTCA
This genomic window contains:
- a CDS encoding outer membrane beta-barrel protein produces the protein MRAGPVTGRNSRARVFRAALPCLVLIVLTGTATEAQIVTPDLFSSNRTSQVTSPDSPLRRTAAEANDPLNSPKLQERDRPALSRIGQIPKYGLPAASGAADSGYDSLNRKRKKPKYYPGQAKPKPPVGPGSPPPPIASNTRLRLSIPPSESAHKTPIPPAMAGTVMGQPPRKRLRIDDDPFGAVGDYAGGFLIKSAVELRGGYDTNPARTSVPRGSPFYVIAPEFVAFSDWERHAVVADLRGSFTGYTNTFQPVDGVVSSAPTNIDRPDFIGHVDGRLDVTHDTRLLGQARLRVATDNPGSPNVQAGLSRYPVYATFGGTLGVDQNFNRLQLSAGAEVDRTIYQYSELTDGTSTSNDDRNYNQYGGLGRVSYDLMPGLKPFGEIVGNIRSHDLLVDRSGYQRNSSGGNVRAGTSFELSRMLTGEVAVGWAARTYEDPRLQSLQGLLTSASLVWVATPLTTARFFATTSIDETTVPGVSGVLTHTYTAEVDHDFRRWLTAIGKFTWGTQQYQGDDRFDRSYSLSGDLIYKLNRNIWLKGTLRRDWLDSNQPGNSTASTVMMMGVRLQH